Sequence from the Paracoccus liaowanqingii genome:
GCAGCAGCTCCTGCGCCTTGGCCACCCGCAGGCGCTGTGCGTAATCAGTCATTGTCAATCCGGTGGCTTTCTGGAAGCGGCGCAGAAATGTCCGCTTCTCCAACCCTGCCTGCTCTGCCAGAATAGCCAGACGAGCCTCTTTGCCTTCCTGCGCCTGCAGGTAATGCTGCGCCTTGAGGATGGCAGCATCGCCATGGGACAGGCGCGGCACAAAGCTGCTGTAGAACCGCTGCTCGCGCCCTGGCAGGTCGACGAGCATCATCCGTGCGGTCCTGGCCATGGTGATAGGGCCGAGGAACCGGTTCACAAGGATCAGACCAAGGTCGATCCAGGACATCAGGCCCCCGGCGGAGATGATGTCGCCCTGATCGATGATCAGCCGGTCCGCATCGACCTGCGCATCCGGGCAACGATCCTGGAGCGCCTGCGCATAGGTCCAGTGCGTCGTGACGGTCCGCCCGGCAAGCAGTCCCGTTTCGGCAAGGACGAAGGCGCCGCCGCAGACGGAAGCCAGCACTGACCCCTCCGCATGACGCTGGTATAGCCAGCGCGAGATGGGCGCGGCGGCCTTGGCAACAATTGGTGGCTCCAGAGAGGGCGGCAGAAGCAGCACGTCGCAGCGGGTCGACCCCTCATCACCGGATGCTTTGTCGCTGTCAAACAAGACCTCGGGCTCTGCGGCGGCATTGAAACGAAGATGGCGGACGCGCAGGCGTGGCAGCCCCGCGCTGCCATTCTCGGCGAGGGCGAAAAGGTCCGTCAGACCGAGAACGGCCGACATCTGGACGTCCGGATACAGAACGATCCCGATCGTCGCTTGTGTCATTGTCGTTATTGCCCTTGTTTATGTCCATCGCGCCAGTGGTCAGCGCTATCGCGCGGGACAATATTCAATTCAACCGTGAACCAAACCCATGGAGGCTCTCATGTCCAATCGCGCCATTCTCGTTGTCGATCTTCAGAATGAATACTGGCCGTCCGGCAACCTTCCCCTGCAGGGGATCGAGGCTGCGGCGGAAAACGCCGCGCGCGTGATCGAACATGCGCGGTCCAAGGGCGACCTAGTGGTGAACATCCGCCATGAAGTGCCGGGCGGACCAATCTTCGTACCGGGCAGCGAGGGTGCCGAGATCAACAAGGTCGTTGCGCCCCAGGGCGACGACGTCGTCATCACCAAGAACTTCCCCAACTCGTTTCGCGAGACCGGTTTGAAAGCCCTTCTTGACGAAGAGGGGATCAAGGATGTGATCGTGATCGGCGCAATGAGCCATATGTGCATCGATGCCACCACGCGCGCTGCTAACGACCACGGCTTCAGCACGACCACGATCCACGACGCCTGTGCGACCCGGGATATCGAGTTTGGCGGGCAGACTGCCCCCGCCGCACATGTTCATACGGCGATTATGGGGGCCTTAGCCTTCCTCTATGGCGACGTCATCAGCACCGAGGACTTCGTTCGCAGCTGACACTGTCGTCCGGCACATGCGGTCAGCCAACCCGCGGCGGGTTAGGCGACTGCATGCGCAGACCTTCTGTTGATCAGGAATTTTGACGGCAGTGCGATGCGGCGGGAAAGTGCCCGCCCGCGTCGGCCCATCTTATTCACCCTCCTATCACCAACCCTCACCGGACCTTGCCATCTGCCAGCGGACAAGGCAGCGAAAGAACTGGATTATGGACTATAAAACAAAACACGGACTGACGCGGCGCCAGGCGTTTATGATGACGGGGGGCGCGATCGCCACAGCCTCTTTAATGAGCGCGACACAAGGCACCGCCAATGCTGCCAGCGCATCAAAAACCGTTAAGATTACTCAGGTCCGCAATGCGACCATCCTCGTCGAAGTCGCCGGCGTAACGTTCCTGATCGATCCGTTGTTCGCCGAGCAGGGTAGCCTGCCTGGCTTCCCCGCTTCGGCCAGCAGTCATCTCCGCAATCCGCTGGTTTCCTTGCCCCTTCCGCAGGAAGACCTTGCTGCTGCGGATGCGGTCATCGTCACGCATCTGCATTTGGATCACTGGGATGATGCCGCAAAGGCGGCGATTGCACGCGACAAGCCGATCTTTGCGCAAAGCGAGCATGATGCGGGGCTTATCCGTGCGGATGGCTTCACCGACGTGCGTGTCCTGACCGAGACGACGGAGTTCAACGGCGTCCGCCTTATCAAGACCGGCGGTCAGCACGGCACAGACGCGACACTGGAGGCATTCCCAACCATGGGCGATGTCTGTGGCGTGGTGTTTAGCCACCCCCAGTTTCAAACCGTCTATGTGGCCGGCGACACCATCTGGAACGCGCAAGTCCAGGCTGCCATCGACACCCACAAACCCGCCGCCATCGTGTTGAATGCCGGAAACGCTGTCTTGATGGGGTTCGACCCGATCATCATGGGGACCGAGGATGTGCTGTCCGTTCATCGTGCCGCACCCGAAGCTATTCTGATCGCGAGCCATCTAGAGGCCATCAACCACTGCATCCTCAGCCGTAAGGTTCTGCGCGATTTCTCGGTTCGGGAAGGGTTCGAACAGAAGCTGCTGATACCGGCAGACGGCGAAGCTGTCACAGTCTGATCCAGCTTGATCGTCGATGAACCCGGCTCCGTCAGGCGATGCGCTTTTCCTCGCCCTCCAGGATCAAATGGCCTGACGCGAACTGCGCCCCTTCGGAGCCCTTGAGCGGACGGGCCAGCTTGACGCGATAGGTCTTTGTAACGTGGTACTTGGGGCTGATGACACGGTGCAGCAAGTCACCATTGTCAGTCAGCAAAAGAAGGCCGGACGTCTACTTGTCCAAACGGCCAATGGTGGAGATCGCTGGATCACGCCCTCTCCAACGCTCGGGCAGGATGTCATAGACCAGTGCGCCGTCTTCATTGTGTGAACAGGTCATGCCCTTGTTCATAAGGATGACCATTCCCGCGAGGGGATCGAGCGCCAGGCGGCCGATCTCCATTCGGAGCGGCAAATCTGGCGTGATAGGTATACGTTTGCTGACGTCCAGGAGGTCGGCCGCGTCCAGGGTAATACCGCCAGCCTTAGCCATTCGCGCCATTTCGGTGCGCGAGCCATACCCCATGGAGGACAAAAGCTTGTCAACGCGGGAGGTTGGGATCTTAGCCATTACTTTTGGTCCTTCAGGTTGCCAGAAAGGGGCTGCAACTGCTGTGGCCCGCTGCCCAGCTGAACTGGGCCGACGACACGCTTCTGCCGCTGTCCTTGATCCGGAATGGGCAGGAGGAGCCTGTCGACATCCTGTCCGCCGGTACGCAAGAGAAGATCGCCTTCCTCGTGCGCCTCGCCTTCGCGCGGTTTCTCGCGAAAGGCGGTCGGCATGCCCTAGTGATCCTCGACGATAGGCCACACCCACCACCGCCATGTTCATCGTTTCCAGCATCGACCAAGCGATCACGTCCAGTTTCGAAATCCATTGCGCTGTATCTCGCGCAACGGCGAGCGCGTGCCCTTCATCGCACCGGTGCACAGCTCCACCTCCAACTCCATGATCCAGTCGGCCGCAAAGGCCAGCATCTCGCACCAGATCCATGTTGGCCTGCTTATTTATCGATCAATCAGTGCCATTCTCTCGACGGTCATCGTCATCTCCATCTGGTTCAAGGTCTCGCAACCCAAACCATTCCGAAGACCGGTGATGACCACCAGCGTCACCGTCGGCCGCGCGCTACGCCGGGGCGCCGCGCGCGGCTTCCTAAACCAACTGCTGGGACACGGCCGCTTCGCGGGCCATTTAAGTGAAGTAAAGCTGTCTGGTACAGTCTATAGTTGTGTCAGTGGCTGATTGCTTATCGCAGGGTAGAGCAAATGACAGAGGCGGAAAAATTTCTGTTGCACGGGAAATGGAATAACCTTCCAGAACTCGTTCATAATTCGAAGGATCTGATAGCTATTTTTGACGGAAGCTATCGCCTTAGAGTGGCGAATTCAGCTTACTGCCAAGCATATTATTGCGACCCGGACACAGTAGTATTCTGGCCGGATATTATGCGCGCAAACTACTTAAATAATCGCGGACCGGTTGTCGTCACCGATGACATTGACGCATGGCTCGTCGAAGCTCTAGCGCGACGGGCCATTCAGACATATCGATCCTTCGAGGCAGAGCTGCACGGAGGTAAGTGGATTTGGATTACCGAAACCGTCTCCCATGAGGGCATGACGCTTTTCTATGCCACCGACATATCGACGGTTCGCACGTCGAGTCGTCAACTTCGATTGGAGCGGGACGCGGCGCGGCGGGCTTCATGGACCGATCCGCTGACAGGGGTTCCTAACCGCCGCTACATCATGGACCGATTGGAGGAGTGGCATGAAAGCCAGTCGAGCCAGGCTGAGTTCGGCGAGCATGTTCTTGCGGTTGTCGATCTGGACCATTTCAAAAGAATAAACGATCTGTACGGACATGATGTGGGCGACGAAGTTCTCCAGTCATTTTGTCAGCATTCTGTAAAGAGCATTCGTCCATTCGACCTTTTTGGTCGGATTGGCGGAGAGGAGTTCCTGTTTCTTATGCCAAACTGCTCTCCCGAGGTCGCCCAGCTCCGGCTCAGTTTATTGCAGTCGATGATCTTGCATCCGAAACACTGCTCCGAAGGCACTGTTGTCACATTCACGTTTTCTGGCGGGCTGGTCCGAGTGCGTAAGGACAAAGATGTTCACTGCTCGATCAGGGATGCGGACAAATTGCTTTACCGTGCCAAGGAAGCAGGGCGTGTTCGCGTTCTTTACTAATTTTCCACTGGTCTCAGATGCAGGCGGTCTAAGATTTGAGATCAACACTCAAGCAAAAGTACGGGCGCAAATACGGGTTCTGGCAACCGGTGGTCGTGTAGCGACCCCTTTCGTGCTGCATTACCCTATCGGCTTTGGCGGACGTTGCCGGGGTGGAGACCTTTGCGTTTGATCGTTGAAACTCCGGCTTGCTCCATATGCGCCCTTATTCTTCTAAGGTGGCAAGTTGCCTGCACCGGTTTAACGTCCCTGACTGATCTTTTGGGCACAAATGATCGCGTGGCCCTGAAAATTTTGATCGGAGAAATTTTCTCCGGTCAAGTCACTTTTAGGCTCAGGTTTTTCCGCGGATACACTGGTTTTGGTCTATCTCTGCCTGCCAATGGCAAGCTGAGCGCGCTTGAGTGTGTCCTCAAGAACCTGACCAGGATTTGCGCTGCTTTCGGTATGAGTAGTCTTGGCAAGGTTTTGCAAAAACCTACACATGTCTTTATTGATGATCGTCATGGTCACCTCCTCTGACCTGAACGTACGACGCCTAATATAGCACACGCATAAGTAGATTTACAGGCTGCATCTCTGCGGAGTGTGATCCAGCGTGTATGGAAGTCTAACCACCGTCGTCCACAGCTACAGCATCTGATGGTTGGCGAAAGCCTGTACTCCGCGCTGAATGGGGGTCGGTTTAGCCGGATCTCCACCGGGGCCACGTCAAGGGGCAGGTCGCGCAGAAGCAGCGACCGGCGGGGATTGCCGGCAGTGGCCTCGGTGTCGCCGCCCTGGATTTGCAGAGCGTCGGGACGATCAGCGGCGGCCGACCAGTCCAGCACGGCGTTGCGGTCAAGAAAGTCGTATAGGTAGTGAACCAGGCGCGGCCCTCGGCAGCCCGTCGCGAGGGCGGCAGGTCGCCCAAATCGAGCAGATGCGCGGCGGCAGTCCAGTCCTCGGCATCGGCGGCCCGCAGAAAGCTGACCATCGTGGCTCCGGGGGTGTTGCGGTCGATCCGGTCGGGCATGAAGCCCAGGCCGGTATTCAGCGCGGGGGTCTCGAAAATCGCACCTTGCGCGAGGGCGGGACGGCTAGCGGTCGCCACGATCAGAAGGATAACAAAGAATTTCGATATAAGGGCATCAAGCCCGCTCAAGCGTGTAATGCTCCGCCCACGCCCGAGCGGCGCTAAGATCGTCCCCGTGGGACGCATCGCCCAGATGTCGCCCCAGTATAGCGAGCGCGGCAACCAGTTCTGAACCTTCCGACAGTGTGCCGTCCCGGGCCAAATCGCATAGTTTGGCGATAGCACTGGGGAAATCCATCGCGGGATCATGGGGAACAAAAACCCCGGGCAGGGAAGAAGCACTCAGCATGACCACGACACTGGACAGGTCCGGGCCTAGACTTTCGATGCGCGCGGCGGTGTCCTTGTCGGGACCACGAGCGCTGATGATCCGGAAGCGGATGGCAAAGGTCCGGGCGCTGTTCGTCGTCTGCAGGATATTCAGCAGAAAGCTGACAGACAGAGTCAACAGGACCATCCCGTTTACTGCGGCGATCATCGACAGGACGTCCCACCATTCCCCCGTCACCCGAACCGTAGAGGCGCCAAGGGTCGACAGGGTCGATCCCGCAAAGGCTACCGTTTGAAGCCAGGTGGCAGGGTCGCCCGTCTTGGTCTGCTCCAGCGACAGGCCGCCCCGCAAGATGAGCACATAGCCCGCCAGATGCATCAGCACCCAGGCCCCTGCGAGAACAATCAGGATCGCGGGGCCCAGCACTCCGCGCAGAGACAGCCCGGTACGCTGTTCGAGGATCGCACTAAAACCGGATCCAGCGCGCCACAACCCGCTGGCAAGTGTGCGGCTGATAAAGCCCAAACCGCTCAGGCTGATCGTCGTGCGCAGGAAATCATAAAAGGAGACAAGGACCAGTGCGATGCCCACCGTGATCATCAGGGGCTCAGTCATGCGGCCCTCGCCGTGTCGACGGTCGAATTATACATGGCGTGCGGACCTTTAAGGAGCGGAAATGCATCACTGGCAACGGGCTGATCGTGATGCTGACGCTGGAGAGGTGCCTCGGCAACGTCCCCTGCCGGGCGCGGTTCCGTGATCTTTGCGATGATAAGCTCGTCATTGATTAGCGCATTCCTGTTCCACAGAAAATGTCTCGGTCAAGCCGGGCGCAGTAGGGTGTGGATGCGCAAGGTTGGAGACGGAACTGAGACGACGGTTGGCAACTCCATACGCAGATTGGCTACCGCATGGCCGTGGTTTTGTCTCTGGGCTACCTTGCTCTAGATAGCGAGCGTCGAACGTGTCGGCTCCGAGCATTTCCCGAGGATCCCCCACCGCGTTCCGTCCCCAACCTTGCGCATCGGCTTGATCAAGGGGTTTCTTCTTTTCCCAACTTTGGGCGTTACCGTGGTGCCCGTGTGCAGGCGTAGGCATCACCGTTACGGCAATGGCCCAGATGATGCCGACCATCTCGCGGGCGATCGCCGTGGTGACGACCACCTGTTTCTTCCCCGACGCGCCCAAGTGGCGATAGCGTTGGCACATTGGCAGCTGTCCCTTCCATGCGATGTCACGCACGGCCTTAGGCAAAGATTCGATACGGTCGGGAAGCTTGCGGCTGACACGTGCCTGCATCCGGTAGCTCTAGGCGCCTGCGATCAGCACGCGTCGGGCGAGCCAGCTGCCGGCCCTCGTGATCCCCCCGCGCCGGATGCGGGAACCGCTGGAGTGTTCCGACGACGTCAGCTCCAGATACGCCATCAGCTGTCGGGAGTTCTTGAAGCGATGGAAGTCCCCGACCTCGGCCACCACCGAGACAGCAACGATGACCGCGACCCCGCGCCCGGCCTGTACGGCTTTCTAACACCGGCACCAAGTTCCAGCTCGGCAGCAGGTCGCCAACTTGGCCAATCAGGCGTTTGACCAGAGCTTCGGCATCATCTCGGTCAGGCGGGGACCCAGGAGATCATCCTGCTCTTCAGCGCGGGGGCGAGGCCTCATCACGGCTCCAGAATTCGCAAGGTTTCGAATACCAACATACGAAACCTTGCAATTTCCCGCTACCATTTTGGCACAATCGACGAGCAAATTCATATATTTTAGAGTTATTCAGGCCAAGCTATATAGTTTATATTCTATCCAGTCCTTTTGTTTCCAGAGAGTTAAAAATTATTTTAGATTTAACAGGCTCAAACCTTTTTGATTGGTCGCGTTATATTCGTTCGATCTGCGCAAGGTTTTTGGAGGTGACGTCGGAAGTCGGCCCGCGGCGGGTTAGTCTAACTTAAAAAGGGCAACTTGTGTCGGTGCGCTGCCCACCTTTACGAAGACCGCAAACATTGGAACATTCGCCGGGTCAACTGGTTGGTCCGAATAGAAATTCTACACTTCCATAAATGCATGTACAGGAGGAACAGGTTTGGCTCAGAATGCGCAAAGAGAGGCGGGGTATCGCTGGATCGGGATCAGCGTGGTCGCGGTGGCATTGCTTGGTTGGCTGCTCGCCCTCTATTTATGGTCTGCATCGGCGGAGACAGAGGCCGAACTGGAACGGCAGATCGCACTTAACGGCGAGGCAACGGAACTGGATGCCCGCATCGTTGCGCTTCGGTCTGAGGTGACGCAGACTGAAACGACACGGGAGGAAAGCAGCAGCGAGCTGGATAACCTGCAGCAACGGTTGATCGAAGCGCAAAAGGCCGTCGCCTCGTCGGAGGACCAGGCTCAGACAATGCAGGAAGAGCGTGACGCTCTCGAAGCAGAAATCGCCGAAATGACCAGCCAGCAAAACACTCTGCAGGATGATATCGCGCAGGCACAGGCTCAGGTCGCAGAGACGTCGCAAGAGTTTGCCGATGTCGGCGAGCGGCTGGAGCAAGCCAGACGTCAGGAGGTCGATGTTCAGGGAAGCGTTTCTGATCTGACCTCCGACGTTGCCAGATTGACCGAAGAGGCATCTGGGGCAGAGAGCCGGGTGCAGGCGGCACGGGAAGCTGAGGCCGCGCTGGAGCAGCGGGTAGCTGCAGCCCGCCAGGATCTGGAAGAAATCGAGACTGCGCGGAATACAGTCGAGCAGTCAACGGAGACGCTGGTTCAGCGTCGAGACCAGTTGGCCTCCCAGACCGCTGAAGCCGAAGGCCAGATGCAGCATCTGCAGGAACAGATCGTCCAGCTCACCCAGGACTTGGCGGATCGAAGCGAGCGACTTGTCGAGTTGCAGACAAGTATTGCTGACATGCAAGAAGAAGCAGCTCAGCCAGCGCGCGCTGCCGCATCCGGCCTCATTCTCGGGGAACGTTATGAAGCCGGCCCAGTGCTGGCCACGTTTTCTGATCAAGGTACGTTTGAAATGGCCAATGCTAGTTCAGGCGAAGAAGTGTCGGGTGACTACTCTCTTGAAGAGGAAATGCTGACATTAAGCGATGCCACAGGTGACCTCGGAAACGCCAATTTTCCAATGCGCTGCAATATTGTGGCAGACGCGGCAGGCTTCACGCTTGAGAGCGAGGACGGGTCTTGCGAGCTTCTGTCAGGAACATCGTTCTCCCGCGTCAGTCCGTGATTTCACGAGGTCTGGGTGCTTTTAACTGAGCACCATCCTCTATCCACCACGTCGGGATCGTATCTGAACAATGGCTCAAAAATAATAGGAAAGGGCGATCCCGCTAATGCAGGCCGGGCATTCAGGTCGCGATCTTGTTTACCTCGGTGACGCAGGTATTTCGCTTCATTCGTTCTGGCGTGGAGGACAAGCCCAAGGAGCATCCTTATGATATGGCATTTTCAGATCAATACTCATTCTATTGCCAGTTGTATCTGTAAGTAGAGTAATTGAGCATTATCCCTCATCGATCGAAGATCGTATCGTCGCATCGTTTAGGTCCGGGAACATAAATAGCAATATTCTGTTGTACCATAGATATAGATGTCGCGACCCGGGGGAGATCGCGCTCCCTCGGCATTTTCCAGCTTGCCATTTTCTGCTCCCCATTGAGGCAGAGTGTTCGAGCTATCGCTGGCTTGGAGAGTGACTGGTCACAAGAAAATTGACGGGAGATGACAATGAAAGAACACACAGGTCAGAGCAAATCGCTTGACGATCTCGAGCGCGATGCAGAGCGTGATCGAGCTGCACTCGCCGGCAGCGTCGCGGAATTGCAAGGACGTCTTGGCGGTGACGGAGGTGGCCTGTCCGGCTTTGTTTCGAACCGTGCACGCGGCTATGTAGAAGAGCGCCGTTCGGCTGCTGTGGAAGGTGCCTGGAGGCGGATGGAAGACCACCCGCTGCAAACAGTCGCGATGGCCGCGGTGGTCGCTTATCCGGTCGTCCGCATCGTCACGAAGATACCGGCCCCTATCCTTCTGCTCGGGGCCGGAGTGGCCCTTACGGGACGCGGTGGCTCCGGTCAGTTCAATGCGGGGCAGTCCGAAGAGCATGAAAAATCCAGGACCATGATCGCACCCGGCGCGGTAGAGACGACGTCTGTGCCGGAGAACGAGCTGACAGAGCTGGAGGTGTCAACCCCCGTGAGTGCGCGTACAAGCGTCGGAGCAACGAACCTTACGTCATCGGGGCTGAAAGCGAGCGCGGGTCACACAAGATCCGACACTCTTCACCGTGTCCGGGACGGTGCGACCGAGGCCGGCCGGGCAGGTGGAAAGACGATGGTTGCGGCGATCCGGCGTAACCCGGCGATCGCCGGAGGCGTCAGTTTGGCGATCGGCGCGGCGCTTGCAGCAATCCTCCCCCGGACACGGGCCGAGGGGCGGACCCTTGGCGAAGCGGCGAAAGATGTCCGTGAACGGGCTCGATCATTGTCCGCAGAGGGCGTCGAGGCCGGACGTCAGGCAGTCGAAGCGGCGATCGATGCTGCTGCCGACGAGGGGGAAGAGCAAGGTCTTACCGGAAAAGACGCACGAAATACGATCCGTGAAGGGGCCGACAAGGTGGGTAAGACGATCCACAGTGCTGCGGATAACGCGAAGGATGCCATCGAAGGGGCCACCGGGCGCGCATCGGATGGAAAATCCGAGAGCAAGTCCAGCTAAGTAGCAATTTTTTGCGAACCTGACGAGATAAACGATCGAAATTGAAGGAGCGAACGATGCCGGATGACATGAAAAAGGACGATGCAAAAAGCCGGGGATCCGAGGGCGCGGGCGGTACAAACAAAGAAGATACCAAGGCCAAGACGAATGCTTTGGAAAAATCGGCTGAAAAGGCGAAAGCAGACGCACAGTCGACAGGCACGAAGGTGAAAAAGGAGGTCGGTACTGTCGTAGAGGAGGCCCGCAAGGCCGCAACTCACGTGAAGGAGCAGGCCGGGCAAGCTGCTGGCGATGTCGCTGGAAAAGCCCGAGACGAGATTCACGGTGCGATTGACGAACAAAAGAATGCCGGGGTCGAACGTCTACAGAGCATTGCCGGGGCGATCGGCCGGGCCGGGGATGAACTGGGAAAGGAAGTTCCGTTCGTCGGTGAGGCGCTGGACCGGGCTGCACGAGAGCTCGATGACCTTGCCGAGGCAGTTCGTGATCGGGAGCCGCGAGAGCTTCTGGACGTGGCGCAAGATTTCGCTCGGCGCCAGCCAGTGCTGTTCGCAGGCGCCCTTGGACTTGTCGGCTTTGCAGCTGTGCGGTTTTTCAGGGCCTCTCCGCAGTCGAGTGGCAAAAGCTACACGTCGTCGTCTGGATCGGATCGAGCAAACACAACGTTCGTGCCTGAAGGTGCGCCGAAACCGAGCGGTGCGGCTTCGGGTGATCCTGGGGGCGTTGACCCCGCCGCGCCGGGCTTCGGTGCAGTGAATAAAGAGACCAAGGGAGCAACGTAATGCAACCTTTTGAAACATCGCGCCGGGGACAACCTTCAGGGTCATCCCCGACCGCGGAGCCGTCGGTTCCTGATCTCATGTCCAATATCCTCGGTCACGCATCGAAACTAATGCGGACCGAGTTGCGATTGGCGCGGGGCGAGGTCACGTCCAAGGTCAAGGAAGCCGGTATTGGGCTCGGCCTTCTCGCGGGAAGCGTGGTCCTGGGGCTAGCAAGTGTGGTGATGCTACTCGTAACGATCATGGCCGTCCTGGCAGCCCTCGGCGTTCCTGTCTGGCTGGCAGCGTTCCTTGCGCTCCTCCTGGGGCTTGGCGGGACGGCCGGGCTGGCTTGGGCAGGTTTTCAGCGATTGAAAGCCGATGAAATGCTGCCGGAGCGGACATTGCGACAGTTACAGCGTGATCGGCAGATGGTGAAGGAGGAGGTGCAATGAGTGATGTAACGACAGGAGGTCCGACAAATCCTCGGGCGATCGTGATCGATGGACCGAAGCGGGATTTCGTCGGCAGTCTTGGCATAGCCGCGCGCGACAATCCTGCAGCAGCTGCTCTGATCGCTATGGGGGCTGTATGGCTCTTCGCCGGCGGCAGCCAAGTCTCGATATTGGGCAGCCAGAAAAGTCCCCGCTCCAGGCGGTCTAAGCCTGTCGGTGGTTCCCACGCACCTGCCGTCGTTGGGCTGTATGCTCAGGGCGCCTTGGCCGCCGCTGAGGATGCAGCAGGCGGTGCGCGGCAGACCATTCGACGTGCTGGAGAAACGACGGGCGACCTCGTCGGACGTGCAGAGACCTTGGGGAAAGATGCCGTCGGCACAACTGTCGATGTGGCTGGAACCATGAGGGAGAGTATCTCGTCAGCCGTAAGCCACACCGGATCTGCCGTATTCGAAGCGGGAACGGCGACCTCACGTGTCGTTCAGAATACTGCCGACACAGCTTGGAACGAGGTCGTGGATCTCGGCCTTTCGGTCCGCGAGATGCTGGAAGATCGGCCGCTTGCCATCGCCGCTCTGAGCCTTGCCGCCGGTGCCGGCCTCGCACTTGTTCTTCCACGCACCCAGGTCGAGCAAGACCTCGTGGGCGAGCAAAGCGAGGCATTGCAGGGGCGCGTGGGTTCCTTGGCGTCGGAGCGGATCGGCGATGTCCGGGAAGGTGGAGAGGCGGCGTTCGCGCAGGCAATTCGTGAGGCCCGGGCGAACGGTATTACCGAGGACGTCGTTAAATCCGCGGTGGAGGACTTCACCGCGAGATTGGGAAAGGTAGCTCGCGCTGCACGTGAAGGGGCAAGTAGCTAAA
This genomic interval carries:
- a CDS encoding GlxA family transcriptional regulator translates to MTQATIGIVLYPDVQMSAVLGLTDLFALAENGSAGLPRLRVRHLRFNAAAEPEVLFDSDKASGDEGSTRCDVLLLPPSLEPPIVAKAAAPISRWLYQRHAEGSVLASVCGGAFVLAETGLLAGRTVTTHWTYAQALQDRCPDAQVDADRLIIDQGDIISAGGLMSWIDLGLILVNRFLGPITMARTARMMLVDLPGREQRFYSSFVPRLSHGDAAILKAQHYLQAQEGKEARLAILAEQAGLEKRTFLRRFQKATGLTMTDYAQRLRVAKAQELLQFGQQPVERVAWQVGYSDPGAFRKVFHRIVGLTPGEYRKRFYA
- a CDS encoding cysteine hydrolase family protein, with translation MSNRAILVVDLQNEYWPSGNLPLQGIEAAAENAARVIEHARSKGDLVVNIRHEVPGGPIFVPGSEGAEINKVVAPQGDDVVITKNFPNSFRETGLKALLDEEGIKDVIVIGAMSHMCIDATTRAANDHGFSTTTIHDACATRDIEFGGQTAPAAHVHTAIMGALAFLYGDVISTEDFVRS
- a CDS encoding MBL fold metallo-hydrolase, with the translated sequence MDYKTKHGLTRRQAFMMTGGAIATASLMSATQGTANAASASKTVKITQVRNATILVEVAGVTFLIDPLFAEQGSLPGFPASASSHLRNPLVSLPLPQEDLAAADAVIVTHLHLDHWDDAAKAAIARDKPIFAQSEHDAGLIRADGFTDVRVLTETTEFNGVRLIKTGGQHGTDATLEAFPTMGDVCGVVFSHPQFQTVYVAGDTIWNAQVQAAIDTHKPAAIVLNAGNAVLMGFDPIIMGTEDVLSVHRAAPEAILIASHLEAINHCILSRKVLRDFSVREGFEQKLLIPADGEAVTV
- a CDS encoding GGDEF domain-containing protein; protein product: MTEAEKFLLHGKWNNLPELVHNSKDLIAIFDGSYRLRVANSAYCQAYYCDPDTVVFWPDIMRANYLNNRGPVVVTDDIDAWLVEALARRAIQTYRSFEAELHGGKWIWITETVSHEGMTLFYATDISTVRTSSRQLRLERDAARRASWTDPLTGVPNRRYIMDRLEEWHESQSSQAEFGEHVLAVVDLDHFKRINDLYGHDVGDEVLQSFCQHSVKSIRPFDLFGRIGGEEFLFLMPNCSPEVAQLRLSLLQSMILHPKHCSEGTVVTFTFSGGLVRVRKDKDVHCSIRDADKLLYRAKEAGRVRVLY
- a CDS encoding IS110 family transposase — translated: MVAEVGDFHRFKNSRQLMAYLELTSSEHSSGSRIRRGGITRAGSWLARRVLIAGA
- a CDS encoding coiled-coil domain-containing protein, which codes for MAQNAQREAGYRWIGISVVAVALLGWLLALYLWSASAETEAELERQIALNGEATELDARIVALRSEVTQTETTREESSSELDNLQQRLIEAQKAVASSEDQAQTMQEERDALEAEIAEMTSQQNTLQDDIAQAQAQVAETSQEFADVGERLEQARRQEVDVQGSVSDLTSDVARLTEEASGAESRVQAAREAEAALEQRVAAARQDLEEIETARNTVEQSTETLVQRRDQLASQTAEAEGQMQHLQEQIVQLTQDLADRSERLVELQTSIADMQEEAAQPARAAASGLILGERYEAGPVLATFSDQGTFEMANASSGEEVSGDYSLEEEMLTLSDATGDLGNANFPMRCNIVADAAGFTLESEDGSCELLSGTSFSRVSP
- a CDS encoding phage holin family protein, encoding MSNILGHASKLMRTELRLARGEVTSKVKEAGIGLGLLAGSVVLGLASVVMLLVTIMAVLAALGVPVWLAAFLALLLGLGGTAGLAWAGFQRLKADEMLPERTLRQLQRDRQMVKEEVQ